From Parambassis ranga chromosome 9, fParRan2.1, whole genome shotgun sequence, the proteins below share one genomic window:
- the pmpca gene encoding mitochondrial-processing peptidase subunit alpha produces the protein MATHMSRCRTWRRVQRFGIAAYRKYSSGGGYPNISLSNPLPGIPKPVFASVDGQEKYETRITTLENGLKVASQNKFGQFCTVGVLVNSGSRHEAKYPSGIAHFLEKLAFSSTAQYGSKDEILLTLEKHGGICDCQTSRDTTMYAVSAEVKGLDTVVSLLSDAVLQPRLLDEEIEMTKMAVRFELEDLSMRPDPEPLLTEMIHAAAYRGNTVGLPRFCPVDNVDKIDKNMLHSYLCNYYRPERMVLAGVGIEHEQLVECARKYLQDVRPVWGTNTAANVDLSVAQYTGGIVKMEKDMSDVSLGPTPIPELTHIMIGLESCSFLEDDFIPFAVLNMMMGGGGSFSAGGPGKGMFTRLYLNVLNRHHWMYNATSYHHSYEDSGLLCIHASADPRQVREMVEIITREFIQMAGSAGEMELERAKTQLKSMLMMNLESRPVIFEDVGRQVLSTGKRKLPHELCSLISKVTASDIKRVTTKMLRSKPAVAALGDLTELPSYEHIQAALSSKDGRLPRMYRLFR, from the exons ATGGCGACTCACATGTCGAGGTGCCGAACCTGGCGTCGGGTTCAAAG GTTTGGGATTGCAGCTTATAGAAAGTACAGCAGTGGTGGCGGATACCCAAACATCTCTCTCTCAAACCCGCTGCCTGGCATCCCCAAACCAGTGTTTGCATCTGTGGACGGTCAAGAGAAATATGAGACTAGAATCACTACTCTAGAAAATGGCCTCAAAGTTGCCTCTCAAAACAAGTTTGGTCAGTTCTGCACAGTTGGAG ttttagtaaatTCTGGATCCAGACATGAAGCCAAATATCCAAGTGGAATAGCTCACTTTCTAGAGAAGCTCGCATTCTCA TCCACAGCACAATATGGGAGTAAAGATGAGATCCTTCTCACATTGGAAAAACATGGCGGGATATGCGATTGCCAGACATCAAG AGACACCACGATGTACGCAGTGTCTGCTGAAGTCAAAGGTCTGGATACAGTGGTCAGTCTTCTTTCTGATGCTGTTCTACAGCCTCGTCTGCTGG ATGAAGAGATCGAGATGACCAAAATGGCCGTGCGCTTCGAGTTAGAGGATCTAAGCATGAGGCCAGACCCGGAGCCTTTACTCACAGAGATGATCCATGCT gCTGCATATCGAGGAAACACAGTCGGACTGCCTCGTTTTTGTCCTGTAGATAATGTGGACAAGATTGATAAAAACATGCTTCACAGCTACCTGTGTAACTATTACCGCCCTGAGCGCATGGTGCTGGCTGGGGTGGGGATCGAGCACGAGCAGCTGGTGGAATGTGCCAGGAAATACCTGCAGGACGTCAGGCCGGTGTGGGGAACAAACACGGCAGCCAACGTGGACCTTTCTGTAGCTCAGTACACCGGTGGCATTGTAAAG ATGGAGAAGGACATGTCAGACGTGAGCCTTGGCCCCACCCCAATCCCAGAGCTCACCCACATCATGATCGGCCTGGAGAGCTGCTCTTTCCTG GAAGATGACTTCATCCCATTTGCAGTGCTCAACATGATGATGGGTGGAGGTGGCTCCTTCTCTGCAGGAGGCCCTGGAAAAGGCATGTTCACCCGCCTTTATCTGAACGTGCTCAACAG GCATCACTGGATGTACAACGCCACCTCCTACCATCACAGCTATGAGGACAGTGGCCTGCTGTGTATCCATGCAAGTGCAGACCCCAGACAG GTGCGGGAAATGGTGGAAATAATAACCAGAGAGTTCATTCAGATGGCTGGCAGTGCAGGAGAG atggagctggagaggGCCAAGACTCAGCTGAAGTCCATGCTAATGATGAACCTCGAATCACGGCCGGTTATTTTTGAAGATGTAGGTCGTCAGGTTCTTTCCACGGGAAAGAGAAAGCTGCCACATGAGTTGTGCAGTCTAATAA GCAAAGTGACAGCCAGCGACATCAAGAGGGTGACCACCAAGATGCTGCGCAGTAAGCCAGCAGTAGCAGCTCTGGGAGACCTGACCGAGCTGCCCTCGTACGAACACATCCAGGCCGCCCTCTCCAGCAAGGACGGGCGTCTGCCCCGCATGTACCGCCTCTTCCGATAG